Genomic window (Tistrella bauzanensis):
TGGCGACCTGCATCTGCGCAACATCGTGGTGATCGATGGCCGGCCGGTGCCGTTCGACTGCATCGAATTCGACGACGATCTGGCGACCACCGATGTTCTGTATGATCTGGGCTTCCTGATCATGGATCTGTTGCATGGTGGCTTCGCCCCGCAGGCGGCGCTGCTGCTGAACCGCTATCTGGATGCCACAGGTGGGGATGCGGCTGGCGATGACACGGCCGGGGCCGCCAGCGACCGGGGGGCAGGACTGGCGCTGCTGCCGATGCTGCTGGCGATGCGAGCGACCATCCGCGCCCATGTCGGCGCCACGGCCGCACGCGACATGGCCGACGCCGATGCCCGCGCGGCCGCGACAGCCGGGGCGGCGGATTATCTGGATCTTGCCGCCCACCTGCTGAACCCGCCACCGCCACGGCTGGTGGCGGTGGGCGGGTTCAGCGGCAGCGGAAAATCGACCACCGCCGCCGCCATCGCCCATCTGGTGGGACCGGCGCCGGGAGCCCGGGTGATTTCCAGCGACCGGATCCGCAAACGCCTGTGCGGCGTGGCACCCACCACCCGCCTTGCAGCCGATGCCTATACCCCTGCCATGTCCGAACGGGTGTATGGCGCGATGGCGCAAGAGGCCGCGGCGGCGCTGGCCGCCGGCCATGGGGTGATCGCCGATGCGGTGTTCGACCGGCCCGAGGCCCGCGATGCCATCGCCGCGGTCGCGGCCGGTGTCGGCTGTCGTTTCGACGGGATCTGGCTTCAGGCACCCGAAACCGTGCTGATCGACCGGGTGACCGCACGCCGGGGCGATCCGTCGGATGCCGACGCGGCGGTGGTGCGCGCCCAGATCGCCCGCGCCACCGCATCGCCGGTGACCGGTGATTGGCATCCTGTGGCAGCCGATACCGATCGGGCCGCGCGTATCGAGGCCATCCGCCAGCGATTGGGCTGACGGCGCCAGTCTTCAGTCGCGCGCCCTGTCCAGATGCATCCTGAGACGCATCAGGCGCGGCAGCAGCACCGCCAGATCGTCATCCGATACCACCGGCGCCAGATCGGCCATGAATCCCGCCACCCGGCCGACCGCGCGGTCGCGCATCCGCCGGCCGTCATCGGTCAGGAACACCCGCTTGGCGCGGCCATCCACCGGGTCGGGCTCGATGCGGATCAGCGATCGCGCCTCCAGCCGTTGCAGGGTGTTGGTCATCGCCCCCTTGGTGACCTGAAAGGCGCGCGCGATGGCAACCGGCGTGCGGCCATCGCCCAGCCGGGTCAGATGGTTCAGGACATGGAAATGCGGCGCGCGCAGACCATCGGGCAACAGGCGTTCCAACTGTGCCGTCGCCAACTGATCGATGAT
Coding sequences:
- a CDS encoding bifunctional aminoglycoside phosphotransferase/ATP-binding protein, with the translated sequence MHTQDQSAAIACLRAALDTGDGEPPRLVETHISLVFIGASRVMKLKKAVRLPYLDFGTAERRLAMCHRELTLNRRTAPDIYRCVHRITASDAGAAVLNGPGALLDGVVEMARFDEGGLLDRVAATGGLDDRLVAELGAIVAGFHAAAAIAGRDDGAARVRRVLDINHAALDDAGDLLDDARRRQVIAATDTAFARLAPLLDARGHLGRVRHGHGDLHLRNIVVIDGRPVPFDCIEFDDDLATTDVLYDLGFLIMDLLHGGFAPQAALLLNRYLDATGGDAAGDDTAGAASDRGAGLALLPMLLAMRATIRAHVGATAARDMADADARAAATAGAADYLDLAAHLLNPPPPRLVAVGGFSGSGKSTTAAAIAHLVGPAPGARVISSDRIRKRLCGVAPTTRLAADAYTPAMSERVYGAMAQEAAAALAAGHGVIADAVFDRPEARDAIAAVAAGVGCRFDGIWLQAPETVLIDRVTARRGDPSDADAAVVRAQIARATASPVTGDWHPVAADTDRAARIEAIRQRLG
- a CDS encoding MarR family winged helix-turn-helix transcriptional regulator, translating into MFNEIGIIDQLATAQLERLLPDGLRAPHFHVLNHLTRLGDGRTPVAIARAFQVTKGAMTNTLQRLEARSLIRIEPDPVDGRAKRVFLTDDGRRMRDRAVGRVAGFMADLAPVVSDDDLAVLLPRLMRLRMHLDRARD